The DNA region GATCGCGCGCAGCGGCACTTGCGCGAACCAGCGCCGGGCGATCCGCTCGCACGCCGCGACGGTGCCGTCCTGGCTGCCGCCATCCACCACCCAAATCTCGCGGGGCGGCGGCTCCAGCAACGCCAAGTGGCGCAGCGTCCGCTCGATGCCGCGCGCTTCATTGAGCGCCGGGATGATGATGGAGGTGCGCGCCATCCTGCTGCGCGCTAGCTCACCCGGAAGCGCCGCAGGCGCAGGGCATTGGTCAGCACCGAAACAGAGCTCAGGGCCATGGCGCCGCCTGCAATGACGGGGTTGAGCAGCCAGCCAAACAGCGGGTAGAACGCGCCGGCGGCCAGGGGGATGCCCGCCGTGTTGTAGACAAAGGCAAAGAACAGGTTCTGGCGGATGTTGTGCAGCGTGGCGCGGCTGAGGCGAATGGCCGTGGCAATGCCGCTCAGATCGCCCGAGATCAGCACGATGTCACCGGTGGCGATCGCAATGTCGGTGCCGGTGCCGATGGCAATGCCCACATCCGCTTGGGCCAGGGCCGGGGCATCGTTAATGCCGTCGCCCACCATGGCGACGGTTTTGCCTTCCCCTTGCAGCGCTTTGATGCGCTCGGCTTTGCGATCGGGGCGCACGCCGGCCTCAACGCGCGGGATATCCACCTCGCGGGCGATCGCCTGCGCCGTCGCTTCGCTGTCGCCAGTGAGCATGACCACCTCCAGGCCCAGGCGGCGCAGGGTGCCGACGGCCTCGGCCGAACCGGGCTTGAGCGTATCTGCCAGGCCCAAAACCGCTTCCACGCGATCGGCCACCGCTAGCCAAACGGCCGTTTTGGCCTCGGCCCCTAGGCGCTCGGCGCTGGCCTGCAGCGGCTCAGTGTCCAGGCCCAGTTCCTCCAGCCAATCCCGCGTGCCGATCCGCACGGTGCGATCAGCAACCTCACCGCGAACCCCGCGGCCGGTTATCGCCTCGAACCCCGCAACCGCCGGCAGGCTCTGCCCGTCGATGCCCTGCGATCGCGCGTACTCGACGATTGCGGCTGCCAGCGGGTGCTCGGAATTGCGCTCTAGCGCCGCCGCCAGGCGCAGCAGCTTGGTGCGATCGCCGGCCTCAGTGGCAACAATGCAATCGGTGACGCTGGGCTTGCCGGCAGTTAGGGTGCCGGTTTTATCCAGCACCACCGTCTGGAGCTTGCGCGCGCTCTCCAAGTTCTCGGCGCCTTGAATCAAAATGCCGTTCTCGGCGCCTTTGCCCGTGCCCACCATGATGGAGGTGGGCGTAGCTAGCCCCAGCGCGCAGGGGCAGGCGATGACCAACACGCTGGCCGTGTTAACCGTGGCCAGGGTGAGGTTGCCGGTGAAGTTGAACCACAGCACGAAGGTGGTGATCGCGATGGCAATGACGGTGGGGACGAACCAGGCTGTGACCCGATCGGCCAGGCGCTGGATGGGGGCTTTGCTGCCCTGGGCCTGCTGCACCAGCTGCACGATCTGCGACAGGAGCGTGTCCTGCCCCACGCGCGTGGCGCGGTACTGCAAGCGCCCCGTTTGGTTGATGGTGGCGCCAATGACCTCATCACCCGCTTGCTTGCCGGCCGGGATGGGCTCGCCCGTCACCATGGACTCATCCACGGTGGAGCTCCCCTCCACTACCTCACCATCAACTGGCAGCTTCTCGCCAGGCCGCACCAGCACGATGTCGCCTACTTGAACCGACTCGATGGGCATCTCCTGCAGCTCGCCCAAGCGCAGGATGCGTGCGGTTCGGGCTTGCAGCCCCATGAGCTTGCGAATGGCTGCCGAGGTTTGCCCGCGGGCGCGGTTTTCCAGCAAGCGCCCCAGCAAAATGAAGGTCACAATGACGGCCGCGCTGTCGTAGTAAGGCTCGGCGGCCAGGCCCTGGGCCTCAAACCAACCCGGCACCAGCGTCACGGCCAGCGAGTACAGATAGGCCACGCCCGTGCCCAGCGCCACCAGCGTGTTCATATCGGCAGCGCGGCGCCGGAAGGCTTTGGCGGCGCCCACAAAAAACAACCGCCCGCACCAGAACATGACTGGCGTTGCCAATACCAGCTGCACCCAGGGGTTGCCCAGCCAACGCATCAGGGCCGATTCGGCCTCAAAGCCCAGCATGGCAGGCAGGCTGCCGACGACGATCGCGGCGCTCAAAACGGCGCTGACCGCAACTTTGCGCTGCAGCTCGCGCCGC from Cyanobacteria bacterium QS_8_64_29 includes:
- a CDS encoding copper-translocating P-type ATPase, which codes for MPTQQLKVTGMKCAACADTVQQALASAPNVRHAEVNFGAEQATVEAEALDLEALQQAVADAGYSVYPLEEMGADRAAEQDRARDAERRELQRKVAVSAVLSAAIVVGSLPAMLGFEAESALMRWLGNPWVQLVLATPVMFWCGRLFFVGAAKAFRRRAADMNTLVALGTGVAYLYSLAVTLVPGWFEAQGLAAEPYYDSAAVIVTFILLGRLLENRARGQTSAAIRKLMGLQARTARILRLGELQEMPIESVQVGDIVLVRPGEKLPVDGEVVEGSSTVDESMVTGEPIPAGKQAGDEVIGATINQTGRLQYRATRVGQDTLLSQIVQLVQQAQGSKAPIQRLADRVTAWFVPTVIAIAITTFVLWFNFTGNLTLATVNTASVLVIACPCALGLATPTSIMVGTGKGAENGILIQGAENLESARKLQTVVLDKTGTLTAGKPSVTDCIVATEAGDRTKLLRLAAALERNSEHPLAAAIVEYARSQGIDGQSLPAVAGFEAITGRGVRGEVADRTVRIGTRDWLEELGLDTEPLQASAERLGAEAKTAVWLAVADRVEAVLGLADTLKPGSAEAVGTLRRLGLEVVMLTGDSEATAQAIAREVDIPRVEAGVRPDRKAERIKALQGEGKTVAMVGDGINDAPALAQADVGIAIGTGTDIAIATGDIVLISGDLSGIATAIRLSRATLHNIRQNLFFAFVYNTAGIPLAAGAFYPLFGWLLNPVIAGGAMALSSVSVLTNALRLRRFRVS